The Roseibium sp. Sym1 nucleotide sequence TGGGCTCGACAGGGTTGCGATCGTCGATTTCGACGTTCATCACGGCAACGGCACGCAGGACATCTTCTGGGACGACGCCTCGATGATGTACTGTTCCACGCACCAGATGCCGCTCTATCCGGGCTCGGGCGCCGCTTCCGAAACCGGTGAAGCCAACACGATTGTCAATGTTCCGCTGCCGCCGGGCGAGGACGGCACCGGCTTCAAGGAAGCCTTCGAGGTGGTGATCCTGCCGCGCCTCGAGCACTTCGCGCCGGAACTGGTCATCATTTCAGCGGGCTTTGATGCGCATGCACGCGACCCTCTCGGCGGGCTCAACCTGGTGGAAGCGGATTTCGCCTGGGCGACGCGGGCGCTGATGGATGTTGCCGACAAGCATGGCGACGGGCACCTGATTTCCGTTCTTGAAGGTGGATACGATCTGGAAGGTCTGGCCCGCTCGACCGCCGCGCACGTGATGACACTGATGACCGGCTGAGCTCCGGCAGATGCGTCCCAGGACGATCCTTGGCTCCGTCACGGCGCTCCTGCGTCAAAACCACGGGGATGACCTGCCCGAATTTCATTCGGTCCCTTGACCTTCGCCGCCCGGACCGCAAGTTTGCCTCGAGACTGACGAAACGCCGAAACACTGGATCGCCCATGACCGACGCAGCGAACGACATTTCCGGCCTCTCCTTTGAGGACGCCCTCAAGCAGCTTGAGACCATTGTGCGCGAGCTGGAGCAGGGCAACGTCCCGTTGGAGCGCAGTATCGACATGTATGAGCGCGGGGACGCGCTGCGCAAACATTGCGATACGCTTTTGAAATCCGCCGAAGCCAAGGTGGAGAAGATCCAGCTCGGACAGAATGGCGAAGCCGGCGGCACCGAAGCCCTCGACCCCCAGTAGACTGATTTCCGGCGGACTGTACCGCCCCTTTCCTGCGATTGCCCGCCAGACCGGCACAGCCGCCACGCGGGTCCCGTCCGGCCGGCCCGGCTCAGGTTCAGACATGTCCGCGGCACGCAGGCCGGACGCGGTCCGGCAACAAGAGAACGGCCGGCCGCACTGTCCGCAGCCCTGCGTGCGCCGGTTGAATTGCGCCGGTCTTCCTACTTCCAAAAGAGGCCGACAAGCTAAACTTTATTGCATGCATTGCCATGAAGGCGCCAAATTGCTAATTGTATAGAAAATAAACAGAGGCTTTTATGTAATAGTTAGTAGATCATGCAAGACTGGCCAGCACTCAACGAAACAGATCGCATAAATCTACTTATGCGAGTTCTTGAGTGCTCGACACAATCCGACGGATGGCCTCAAGTCCTCGATTTCATCGATGAAACACTCGGGTGCACATCCTTCCTGTCGGAATTCGACGAAAACGGCACGCCCCAGCCCCGGTTCGGCGGCACGCCCCCGGCCGAGACACTTGGGCAGGTCCTGCAGCGGATTGAAACCGAAGGCGGACGCACCGCACTCCAGTTTCTGCTGTCCGAAGCAGCGCTGTTTTATCCCTATTGCAAAACAACACTCGCCCGTAACGCGCCGGCCAGCGACCCGTCGAAGGACCATGCGCCAGATACAGTCGCGTCGCAGACCCCATCGCAGATGGAGGCTGCCGACGGATCCAGTGCCGAAGACAAGCTGCACATGGCGCCCGGGCTGGTTTCGCCGATCTGGCGCAGCGGACGATCCACCATCCTGTTCAGCTGTTTCTTTTCCTCGCATGATCTGGACGCTATCGACACCGACACTGCCAGCGAGACGTTTCGCACGATCGTCAAGATGCTCGAACCGGGACTGAACATCCACTTCGAGATGGAAAAGAAGCGCCTGGACAACGAACACCAGCGCCTGCTCCTGTCGTCCGCTGAAGGTCCGGCACTGCTCGTCAACGCAGATCGGGACATTCTTGCCTGGACACCATCCGCGCTGGAAGCCCTGGCTCGAGCGGACATCGCGTCCCAGGCGCGGCAAACACTCCTTGTTAAAAACAAGCAGCTGGACGCCGCGCTGCTGGAGCTGGCAGTCGCAACACGCCAGCATCCCGACAGGCAGTCCGGCATTGCCGGACCGCCCCCACAACGCTCCGTCTTCATCGCGGATCCGGAAGGCTTCCTGAAGCGGGTGACCATCAGCACCGTAATTCCGGCGCACCCGGCTCATAACCAGTCAGCAATGTTCGTTGTCAGGCTGGTGGAGACGCGGGAATTGTCCGGCGAAATCGAGAAATGCCTGCAGGACCATTTCGATCTCTCGCAGTCCGAGGCCCATCTGGCCCGGCATCTGACCGTGACCGGCTCGATGAACGCCACGGCCGATGACCTTGCCATCACCCGGAACACGGCAAAGACCCACCTGCGGCGCATCTATGAAAAGACCGGGGTGAACACACAACTCCAGCTGGCAATGCTCGTCCACAGGCTTGCGCAACTGTTCTGACATTTATCAGCGCGCCCTTTTCAAAGCTCCAAAAGGCTCGCAAGACAGGTTGTTTGCATCCGGCGCGGCTGCCTCACCGTGAACGAAAAATGGGGCCGCGAATTGCGACCCCAAGTTGATCACTGTGCACGTGGCCCCATCGACCACCCCTTTCCCTTAGGATAGATCCGCCCCCAAATCATCACCCAAAAGGGTGACTGAGAGCATTTTCATGGAAAGTTGCACATATTTTGCGATTCCAACTTTTAATTTAGTCGGACAAATTCAACGAAGGCTCGTACTCCTGACAATGACGGCCAATTTGGCACATTCCACTCGGCGAATTTGCGCCCTATATCCGGTTGGTGTATGCCTGCCCGCCTGTTTTCCAATCGTGGAGCGATCTCCAGCGTGACTTCCAAGCCTGAAACGCCTCTTCTCGACAAGGTCCATTCACCTGCGGACCTGCGTCGGCTTGAAGAATCCGACCTGCAACAGCTTGCTGAAGAATTGCGCTCGGAAACCATCGACGCCGTGTCGATCACGGGTGGCCACCTGGGAGCCGGGCTCGGCGTCGTCGAACTGACCGTCGCAATGCATTACGTGTTCAACACGCCCGAGGACAAGATCATCTGGGATGTCGGGCATCAATGCTACCCGCACAAGATCCTGACCGAGCGCCGCGACCGGATCCGCACCCTGCGCCAGGGAAACGGCTTGTCCGGCTTCACAAAACGGGCGGAAAGCGCGTATGACCCCTTTGGCGCGGCCCATTCGTCCACGTCGATTTCCGCCGGCCTCGGCATGGCCGCGGCGCGGGATCTGAAGGGCGGCGACAACAATGTCATCGCTGTTATCGGTGACGGCGCCATGTCCGCCGGCATGGCCTACGAAGCCATGAACAACGCCGGCCATCTCGGCTCCCGGCTGATCGTCATTCTCAATGACAACGACATGTCGATCGCCCCGCCTGTCGGCGCCATGTCGGCCTACCTGGCCAAACTCGTTTCCGGCCCGACCTACCAGACGCTGCGTGACGCGGCGAAGAACCTTGCCAAGAACCTGCCCAAGCAGATGTTCGAAAAGGCCGCCCGCGCCGAGGAATATGCGCGCGGTTTCTGGACCGGCGGCACGCTGTTCGAAGAGCTCGGGTTCTACTATGTGGGCCCGGTGGACGGGCACAACCTGGAGCACCTCCTACCCATCCTCAAGAATGTGCGGGACACCCATCACGGTCCGGTCCTCATTCATGCCGTGACCCAGAAGGGCAAGGGCTACGGTCCGGCGGAAGGTGCGAAGGACAAGTATCACGGCGTCGCCAAATTCGACGTTGTCACCGGCAAACAGTCGAAGCCGAAGGCGAATGCGCCCAGCTATACCAACGTGTTCGCGACCTCACTCATCAAGGAAGCGGAGACCGACGACAAGGTGGTCGCGATCACGGCGGCCATGCCGGACGGCACCGGGCTCGACCTGTTCGGCGAAGCCTATCCGGAGCGCACATTTGATGTAGGCATTGCCGAACAGCACGCCGTGACCTTCGCCGCGGGACTTGCCACGGAAGGCTACAAGCCCTTCGCGGCGATCTATTCCACGTTCCTGCAGCGCGCCTACGACCAGGTGATCCATGACGTCGCGATCCAGGGGCTGCCTGTCCGCTTCCCGATCGACCGGGCCGGTCTCGTCGGTGCTGACGGTCCGACCCATGCGGGCGCCTTCGACACCGCCTTTCTCACCTGCCTGCCAGGTTTCGTGGTCATGGCTGCGGCCGACGAGGTCGAGCTGCGCCACATGGTGGCCACGGCGGTCGCCTATGACGAGGGGCCGATCTCCTTCCGCTATCCGCGCGGCGAAGGCGTCGGCCTCGACCTGCCGGAACGCGGCAGCGTGCTGGAAATCGGCAAGGGCCTGATCCGCCGCGAGGGCACCAAGGTGGCGCTGCTCAGTTTCGGCGGACGCATGAGCGAATGCCTGAAGGCTGCAGAGGAGCTGGATGCGGCGGGCCTGTCGACGACCGTTGCCGATGCCCGTTTCGCGAAACCGCTCGACATGGACATGATCCGGCGGCTTGCCCGCGAACACGAGGTACTGGTAACGATCGAGGAAGGGTCCGCGGGCGGTTTCGGCAGCCATGTGCTGACGCGTCTGGCGGAAGAAGGCCTGCTCGACAACGGCCTGAAAGTGCGCACGCTCGCCCTGCCGGATGCATATCTCGACCAGGACAAGCCGGATGCCATGTACGCCAGGGCCGGTCTCAATTGCGACGGCATCCTGAAGACCGTGTTCACCGCGCTCGGCACGGCAACGCTGAGCGCGCCGCGGCGCGCCTGAGCGTGTTTCGCCACTTCCGCGACAAACGCTCCCCGCACCTGGCTTGGGGAGCGGGTTCGATTGATCATTGACACGGGCATAAAGACCTGAAAAGGCTGGATTTCAGCGACATTTGCGTCGGCAGCTGCCGGCGCGTTCGAATACGTGCCCGCGCAGGATGTCGGCAGGTCACTTCAGGCTTGCCGCGCACCTAATCAGGATGCCGCCATGGCTCAGACGCTCCTTTCCGTGTCCGCCCTCCTGTTGTCCGTTGCCCTGTTCATTTTCGGGCACGGCCTGCAGACGACCCTTTTGCCGCTGGCCGCGGACCGTTTCTATTTCACCGACCTCGAAATCGGTGCGATGTCGTCGGCCTATTTCGTAGGCATGGTTCTGGGCTGTCTCGGCGCTCCCCTGATCATCATGCGCGCCGGTCATATCCGTGCCTTCGCGGCGCTCGTGTCCCTGATGTCCGCATCGGCGATCATGCATCCGGTGATCGTCGATCCCTATGCCTGGTTCCTGATCCGCATGATCTCCGGTTTCTGCCTGGCGGGCTTCTACATGATCGTGGAGAGCTGGCTGAACGAAACGGCGACTAACGAAAACCGCGGCACGATCATGTCCTTCTACATCGTGATCCTGTTCGCGGCGCTGATGATGGGGCAGATCTCGATCGCGACGATGAGCATCTCCTCGTTCGTGCCCTTCGTGATCGCCTCGGTCACCGTCAGCATTGCGATCATCCCCATTTCGCTGACGACCTCGACGCAGCCGGCACCGATCACGCTTGTGCGGTTCCGCCCCAGACAACTTTACAGGAACTCTCCGGCCGCCTTTGTCGGCGTTGTCTTTGTCGGCGCGACCCAGGGCGCGCTCCTGACCCTGTCGCCGCTCTATGGCTCCCAGATCGGCCTGAGCACGAACCAGTCCGCGTTCTACGCCGCTGCGATCATCGGTGGCGGGATGCTGGCACAATGGCCGGTCGGACGCCTGTCGGACCGGATCGACCGCCGTCTCGTGCTGGTCGGACTTGGCATTGCCACCATCGCCGCCTCGCTCGCGATCGCGTTTTTCTCGCCGAATGAGTTCCTGGTTGCCATTGTCTCGGCAGTGCTGCTCGGCATGTTTACACAGCCGCTCTACGCGATTTCGGTTGCCCATGCCTTCGACCATGCGCCGTCGGAAGCCTTTGTCGAGACCTCTTCCGGCATGTTGCTGTCCTTTGGCATCGGCTCGATCGTCGGACCTCTTGCGGCGTCCCTGATCATGAGACAGATCGGTCCTTCCGGTCTGTTTGTCATGTTGATCGTGGCCAATATCGCCATGGTGGCCTTCATCCTGACCCGGATCTATGCGCGCCAGGCCCTTACCGCCGAAGAGAAGACGGACTTCGAATACACCTCCACGGCCCAGGTCGGTTCGGTCATTTCGCCGGAACCCCTGGATGCGGAAGCGGAAGAATATGTCATCCCGCCGGAAGAATTCCCGGCCTATGAGGACGACATCTACAATTTCGAGCATGCCGAAGAAGACACACCCAAGACCGACGAAGACGAGACCGGTGAGACCGCGGCCACACAAGACGATGCGACCGACGCCGAGGCATCCGACAAACGAAGTTGAGAGCGCCTGCACTGCGCCGTTTCGCCGCTCGACTTCCCGCCCGATCCGGACTATAGCCGCTGCATGACGCCGCGCATCACACACATGCAGTTGCTCAGGCAGGAACGCAGCCCCCTGGTGGCGCTGGCAGGCCTTGCCTTCGTGATGCGCCTGTGCCTGCTGGTGCTTGCCAGCGCGCTGTCGCCCCAGACCGCTGCGTCCGCCGGCCTCACCAGCCTGTGCCAGCCCTCGGCGCTGGAACAAGGCGTTCCGGCGTCCCACGATCCGCTCGCCTGCCAGTGCGGCCCGATCTGCGCCCATGGCTGTGCGCTTGGCCCCTGCCTTGCCGCAGACCCATCCGCGGAAGGCCGAACTCCGGCGTCGCAGTCCGTTGCCGCCGCGGTTCCGCAGGGTTCCCCTGTTCAAAGAGGGCTCGACCGCACCAGAGCCATTCGTGCGCCACCGCTTTCCTGATCTGAGACATCACCCCTTCAGAAATCAGGACAAAATCAAATGAACATCATCAAATCCGTTGCCCTCGCAACGGCGCTCACGCTCGTTTCCCTCTCCGCGCTTGCCAAGGACTACAAGGCCGGCGACCTGACCCTCATGCAGGCCTGGACCCGAGCCACACCGCCCAAGGCCAAGGCCGGCGGCGGCTTCGTCCAGATCGTCAACGGCGGGGCGGAGGACGATCGCCTCGTTGCAGCCAGTTCCGATGTCGCGGCCAAGGTCGAACTCCATGAAATGTCCGTCACCGACGGCGTCATGAAGATGCGCGAAATGGAAGACGGCATTGCCATTCCGGCCGGAGAGACCGTTGCGCTGAAACCCGGAGGTCTCCACATCATGTTCATGGGGCTGAAACAGTCTTTCGAGGAGGGGTCTACCGTGCCGGTGATCCTGACCTTCGAAAAGGCCGGTGAGGTTGCCGTGGACCTGCCTGTCGCCAGGATGGGCGCCAAGAGCCCTGCCGGCGGCGACATGGATCACGGCAAGATGAACCACAGCAGCAACTGATCGGACAAAGAAGAGGACGACCACCATGTCTGGTTTGAAACTCTTCCGGTACGTGGCCTGGGCGGCGGTTGCCGCCCTCGCCGTCGTGTCCGGATGGCTGGTCTACCAGCAGACCGCGGGCAACGGGAATTCCGGTGCCCTGATCGAACCGTTGGCCTCGATCGGCGGCCCGTTCGAGCTCGTCAGCGGCACGGGGGAAACGGTGACCGACAAGACGTTCGCCGGCAAACCGCTGGTGATCTTCTTCGGTTTCACCTTCTGCCCGGATGTCTGTCCGACGACCCTGTCGGAACTGCAAGGCTGGATGGAGCAGCTTGGGCCGGATGCCGGGAAACTGAACTATGCGTTCGTGACCGTCGATCCCGAGCGGGACACGCCCGACGTCATGCGAGACTATGTCTGGGCCTTCGACAAGCGCATCGTGCCGCTGACGGGCTCGCGCGAGCAGATCGACGCCATGCTGAAGGCCTACCGTGTCTACGCCAAGAAGGTCCCCCTTGACGATGGCGACTATACGATGGACCATTCCGCAGCGGTTTTCCTGATGAATGCGGACAACAAGTTCGTCGGCACGATCGCCTTCAACGAGGACACGGAAAACGCCATGCGGAAGCTGCGCCGGCTGGTCGACAGCGCGCCGGCGTCTTCCTGACGGTCCGATCCAGGGAGCACCCCGGCCAAGATGGGCAAGACGCTTTACATAGGCCTGACGGCCGGCGCGACGGGTCTCCTCGCGCTGGCGCTGTTGCTGTGGCTTTACGCCGGCGAACAGGTCTATGTCGACCGGCTGATTTCCGCCATCGCCGGCTGTTTCTGACGACCGCAAGACATGTCCAGACAGCGCCTAGACCAGCACCTTGTCGATGCCGGGTTTTTCCCCA carries:
- a CDS encoding exodeoxyribonuclease VII small subunit; this translates as MTDAANDISGLSFEDALKQLETIVRELEQGNVPLERSIDMYERGDALRKHCDTLLKSAEAKVEKIQLGQNGEAGGTEALDPQ
- a CDS encoding histone deacetylase family protein, which encodes MSTLILHHPSYLDHLTPVGHPERPDRIRAIDRILEHEKFQSVERDMAPMGAVEDIARAHPMSYVDQIHRLAPEEGTARVDADTTMSPGTWEAALRGVGGACRAVDEVLTNRVSNAFSASRPPGHHAEKTRAMGFCFFNNAAVAARYAQAKYGLDRVAIVDFDVHHGNGTQDIFWDDASMMYCSTHQMPLYPGSGAASETGEANTIVNVPLPPGEDGTGFKEAFEVVILPRLEHFAPELVIISAGFDAHARDPLGGLNLVEADFAWATRALMDVADKHGDGHLISVLEGGYDLEGLARSTAAHVMTLMTG
- the dxs gene encoding 1-deoxy-D-xylulose-5-phosphate synthase, producing MPARLFSNRGAISSVTSKPETPLLDKVHSPADLRRLEESDLQQLAEELRSETIDAVSITGGHLGAGLGVVELTVAMHYVFNTPEDKIIWDVGHQCYPHKILTERRDRIRTLRQGNGLSGFTKRAESAYDPFGAAHSSTSISAGLGMAAARDLKGGDNNVIAVIGDGAMSAGMAYEAMNNAGHLGSRLIVILNDNDMSIAPPVGAMSAYLAKLVSGPTYQTLRDAAKNLAKNLPKQMFEKAARAEEYARGFWTGGTLFEELGFYYVGPVDGHNLEHLLPILKNVRDTHHGPVLIHAVTQKGKGYGPAEGAKDKYHGVAKFDVVTGKQSKPKANAPSYTNVFATSLIKEAETDDKVVAITAAMPDGTGLDLFGEAYPERTFDVGIAEQHAVTFAAGLATEGYKPFAAIYSTFLQRAYDQVIHDVAIQGLPVRFPIDRAGLVGADGPTHAGAFDTAFLTCLPGFVVMAAADEVELRHMVATAVAYDEGPISFRYPRGEGVGLDLPERGSVLEIGKGLIRREGTKVALLSFGGRMSECLKAAEELDAAGLSTTVADARFAKPLDMDMIRRLAREHEVLVTIEEGSAGGFGSHVLTRLAEEGLLDNGLKVRTLALPDAYLDQDKPDAMYARAGLNCDGILKTVFTALGTATLSAPRRA
- a CDS encoding MFS transporter — its product is MAQTLLSVSALLLSVALFIFGHGLQTTLLPLAADRFYFTDLEIGAMSSAYFVGMVLGCLGAPLIIMRAGHIRAFAALVSLMSASAIMHPVIVDPYAWFLIRMISGFCLAGFYMIVESWLNETATNENRGTIMSFYIVILFAALMMGQISIATMSISSFVPFVIASVTVSIAIIPISLTTSTQPAPITLVRFRPRQLYRNSPAAFVGVVFVGATQGALLTLSPLYGSQIGLSTNQSAFYAAAIIGGGMLAQWPVGRLSDRIDRRLVLVGLGIATIAASLAIAFFSPNEFLVAIVSAVLLGMFTQPLYAISVAHAFDHAPSEAFVETSSGMLLSFGIGSIVGPLAASLIMRQIGPSGLFVMLIVANIAMVAFILTRIYARQALTAEEKTDFEYTSTAQVGSVISPEPLDAEAEEYVIPPEEFPAYEDDIYNFEHAEEDTPKTDEDETGETAATQDDATDAEASDKRS
- a CDS encoding SCO family protein, translated to MSGLKLFRYVAWAAVAALAVVSGWLVYQQTAGNGNSGALIEPLASIGGPFELVSGTGETVTDKTFAGKPLVIFFGFTFCPDVCPTTLSELQGWMEQLGPDAGKLNYAFVTVDPERDTPDVMRDYVWAFDKRIVPLTGSREQIDAMLKAYRVYAKKVPLDDGDYTMDHSAAVFLMNADNKFVGTIAFNEDTENAMRKLRRLVDSAPASS
- a CDS encoding copper chaperone PCu(A)C, coding for MNIIKSVALATALTLVSLSALAKDYKAGDLTLMQAWTRATPPKAKAGGGFVQIVNGGAEDDRLVAASSDVAAKVELHEMSVTDGVMKMREMEDGIAIPAGETVALKPGGLHIMFMGLKQSFEEGSTVPVILTFEKAGEVAVDLPVARMGAKSPAGGDMDHGKMNHSSN
- a CDS encoding helix-turn-helix transcriptional regulator yields the protein MRVLECSTQSDGWPQVLDFIDETLGCTSFLSEFDENGTPQPRFGGTPPAETLGQVLQRIETEGGRTALQFLLSEAALFYPYCKTTLARNAPASDPSKDHAPDTVASQTPSQMEAADGSSAEDKLHMAPGLVSPIWRSGRSTILFSCFFSSHDLDAIDTDTASETFRTIVKMLEPGLNIHFEMEKKRLDNEHQRLLLSSAEGPALLVNADRDILAWTPSALEALARADIASQARQTLLVKNKQLDAALLELAVATRQHPDRQSGIAGPPPQRSVFIADPEGFLKRVTISTVIPAHPAHNQSAMFVVRLVETRELSGEIEKCLQDHFDLSQSEAHLARHLTVTGSMNATADDLAITRNTAKTHLRRIYEKTGVNTQLQLAMLVHRLAQLF